A window of the Candidatus Latescibacterota bacterium genome harbors these coding sequences:
- a CDS encoding YbjQ family protein, whose product MLIVTTDEIDGKKIVKVIGLVKGNTIRARNIGKDIMAALRNIAGGEIVEYTKMIAESREQALDRLTEEAESFGANAVLATRFTTSAMMDGAAELLVYGTAVVVEDE is encoded by the coding sequence ATGTTGATAGTGACTACGGATGAGATTGACGGTAAGAAGATAGTCAAGGTGATTGGCCTTGTTAAAGGGAACACGATCAGAGCCAGAAACATCGGGAAAGACATCATGGCGGCTCTCCGCAATATAGCGGGGGGTGAGATCGTCGAGTATACGAAGATGATCGCCGAATCACGGGAACAGGCCCTGGACAGACTCACTGAAGAGGCCGAGTCGTTTGGCGCTAACGCGGTACTGGCCACGAGGTTCACCACTTCCGCAATGATGGATGGAGCGGCTGAACTGCTTGTATACGGGACGGCAGTCGTAGTGGAGGATGAATGA
- a CDS encoding MBL fold metallo-hydrolase: protein MIKLGGFELRAIEAGKFRLDGGAMFGVVPKVLWQKTDPADENNRISMHMRLLYGESNGRRFVIDSGAGTKLGDKMLSNYEIESRGLRESFLSERIDPDSVTDAIATHLHFDHAGGYTFYGEDEKIRLTFPGAIHHVQKRQWDAALEPNEKDRASFFLENFVGIEEAGMLDLVEGEKVIFPGVRVVPTDGHTPGHQVVLIETSDGTVMYCGDLIPLASHVNLPYIMAYDHFPLSTLAEKKRLLARAADEDWILFFEHDPVISGCRVRRNDKGRYEISETVDF, encoded by the coding sequence ATGATCAAGCTGGGGGGATTCGAGCTGAGGGCGATTGAGGCTGGGAAGTTTCGTCTCGATGGGGGAGCGATGTTCGGTGTGGTCCCGAAGGTGCTCTGGCAGAAGACTGATCCTGCCGATGAGAACAATCGGATATCGATGCACATGAGGCTGCTGTACGGAGAATCGAATGGCAGGAGATTTGTCATAGACAGTGGCGCGGGGACGAAGCTGGGGGATAAGATGCTCAGCAACTATGAGATCGAAAGTCGGGGGCTCAGGGAGTCATTCCTTTCCGAAAGGATAGATCCGGATTCGGTCACCGACGCGATCGCCACGCATCTTCATTTCGATCATGCCGGGGGCTATACCTTCTACGGCGAGGATGAGAAGATAAGGCTGACTTTTCCCGGCGCAATCCATCATGTCCAGAAAAGACAGTGGGATGCCGCACTCGAGCCAAACGAGAAGGACAGGGCGAGCTTCTTTCTGGAAAACTTTGTCGGGATAGAAGAAGCGGGAATGCTTGACCTCGTAGAGGGTGAGAAGGTCATCTTTCCGGGAGTGAGAGTGGTTCCGACTGACGGGCATACACCCGGACACCAGGTCGTTCTGATCGAGACCTCCGATGGAACGGTGATGTACTGCGGTGACCTTATACCCTTAGCCTCACATGTCAATCTGCCATACATCATGGCCTACGACCATTTCCCTCTGTCGACACTGGCCGAGAAGAAGAGATTGCTGGCAAGGGCTGCTGATGAAGACTGGATCCTCTTTTTCGAACATGATCCGGTCATTTCCGGATGCAGAGTCAGAAGAAACGACAAGGGACGGTATGAGATCAGTGAGACTGTCGATTTCTAA
- a CDS encoding ArsB/NhaD family transporter, whose translation MTAHTITALLVFILAYILIISEKIHRTKIALMGGVLIVLLHILPQSEAFDAIDFNTLGLLTGMMLLISVVKETGVFTYIAIVITKKTGGDGWKILLWFSLFTAIASALLDNVTTVLLIAPITILIAEMLDISPFPFLVAEILAANIGGTATLIGDPPNILIGSATDYSFMDFLIHLGPVSLIVLVVTLAILKIIFRKQLKTNFSDMEKVIEGMDETKVIKDHTLLRRSLIVLGLTMVGFILHDFLGLKPATVALAGGGILLIWSGTDIEKRLEEIEWTTIFFFMGLFVMVGGLDKVGVLEWMASGVLSLSDNPAVLCLSILVISAIASAFLDNIPFVAAMIPLLTRISMSLYPNTVGLDEAAYHIYLMNQSMPLWWSLALGACLGGNGTIVGASANVVIAGFSEKTRSPLNFRNYFRYGFPLMLVSVIISAIYIVVRYL comes from the coding sequence TTGACAGCTCACACGATCACAGCGCTCCTCGTTTTCATACTCGCTTATATCCTTATCATTTCAGAAAAGATACACAGGACAAAGATCGCCCTCATGGGAGGAGTGCTGATAGTCCTTCTACATATACTGCCCCAGTCGGAGGCCTTCGATGCGATCGACTTCAATACGCTGGGACTGCTTACAGGCATGATGCTTCTGATAAGCGTGGTCAAGGAAACAGGCGTATTCACCTATATAGCGATCGTGATCACAAAAAAGACAGGCGGAGACGGATGGAAGATACTACTGTGGTTTTCACTTTTTACGGCAATAGCTTCCGCCCTGCTTGACAATGTCACGACAGTCCTTCTCATTGCGCCGATCACTATACTGATCGCCGAGATGCTCGATATATCTCCTTTCCCCTTCCTCGTCGCCGAGATCCTTGCCGCGAATATCGGAGGGACAGCCACGCTGATCGGTGATCCCCCCAATATCCTGATAGGAAGCGCTACAGATTATTCTTTCATGGATTTCCTCATCCATCTGGGACCCGTATCACTTATCGTCCTCGTAGTGACCCTCGCTATTTTGAAAATAATATTTCGCAAACAACTCAAGACCAATTTCTCCGATATGGAAAAAGTGATCGAGGGGATGGATGAGACAAAAGTCATAAAGGATCATACTCTTCTGCGACGCAGCCTGATCGTTCTCGGGCTGACAATGGTCGGCTTTATCCTCCATGACTTCCTCGGCCTGAAACCGGCGACTGTGGCCCTTGCCGGCGGTGGGATCCTGCTGATATGGAGTGGGACCGATATCGAGAAAAGGCTTGAGGAGATCGAGTGGACGACTATCTTCTTTTTCATGGGTCTTTTTGTCATGGTGGGAGGACTTGACAAGGTCGGAGTCCTCGAGTGGATGGCCAGCGGAGTGCTGTCTCTCAGCGATAACCCCGCCGTACTCTGTTTATCGATACTGGTCATCTCAGCGATCGCGTCAGCGTTTCTCGACAACATACCTTTCGTCGCAGCAATGATCCCGCTTCTGACGAGGATCAGCATGTCGCTCTACCCGAACACGGTAGGCCTGGACGAGGCCGCCTACCACATCTATCTCATGAATCAATCAATGCCCCTGTGGTGGAGCCTCGCTCTTGGAGCATGCCTGGGTGGGAACGGAACAATAGTGGGAGCCTCGGCTAATGTCGTTATTGCCGGATTCAGCGAAAAGACCAGGAGCCCGCTGAATTTCCGGAACTACTTCAGATATGGATTCCCGCTTATGCTCGTGTCAGTGATAATCTCAGCAATATATATCGTCGTCAGATATCTTTGA
- a CDS encoding CBS domain-containing protein yields MKIGKYMKKDFRAVRPETPMREVAKLFFESREPVLPVVDEDGKLRGIITIDDFILIFLPEYLDLVRDIDFIQNFGALENNSFSLEESLFVAEDLMQEDVKVMEINDSVLKAGAILHRQGIPRIPVVDEGRLAGMIGQTEICRAIYDMEGQD; encoded by the coding sequence CGCCCCGAGACGCCCATGCGCGAGGTGGCCAAACTATTCTTCGAATCCCGGGAACCGGTCCTTCCCGTTGTCGATGAGGATGGCAAGCTAAGAGGAATCATCACGATAGACGATTTTATCCTCATCTTCCTTCCCGAATATCTCGACCTGGTCCGCGACATCGACTTCATCCAGAATTTCGGCGCGCTGGAGAATAATTCCTTCTCCCTGGAAGAGAGTCTCTTCGTTGCAGAGGACCTGATGCAGGAAGACGTCAAGGTCATGGAGATAAACGACAGCGTCCTGAAAGCTGGAGCGATCCTTCACAGGCAGGGCATCCCGAGGATCCCGGTAGTCGATGAGGGACGCCTCGCAGGAATGATAGGCCAGACTGAGATCTGCCGGGCGATATACGATATGGAAGGTCAAGATTGA